A genome region from Oncorhynchus masou masou isolate Uvic2021 chromosome 14, UVic_Omas_1.1, whole genome shotgun sequence includes the following:
- the LOC135554737 gene encoding LOW QUALITY PROTEIN: galectin-3-binding protein A-like (The sequence of the model RefSeq protein was modified relative to this genomic sequence to represent the inferred CDS: inserted 1 base in 1 codon) — translation MQNGGIPLWLLLLLHVPGLDSATWNLFGKSSTEPTQEGEVRLVGGKHDSEGRVEVYHEGKWGTICDDGWDLAEAQVVCRQLKFPGVVSAVTGGTYGEGSGSIWLDDMDCKGTEKSLSSCSFKGWALTDCSHKEDAGVVCERGTDLTSDTVHFLDHSLGLSDDLGELFDRGDACDFLITIQSPSGNRDGEGKLEVEERNICTHKLILSLYPHFNITNGSSNLSLEMSQACSPCVTSFIRYLYTRSIDVTVSSAQCLHKLASKFGVKRLMQDTGRLFTVLLPEDPSFYTQVSLYQYSVQTGDLLLQENCLQYLAWNCEALINXPAWSDLSTDLLMALLARSDLVVPDEGFLLQALESWIIEKGDLTGTESQAALLGHIRFPMIPAEKLYDLQFTSELYRSHEKLYRVSMLRGFQFNALSFDTLRKHKSSENEEEHDYHPRIYTAEPWSVTINSTNKEPPRQAMQYDYNRRYNNYQPYYPMPEYGKSFTTPNHNSVIYQTKETNPISWSARVFKNQRECSRCISFPTASLSLQSSLSQNQTNSVHFSNRLLLTCEGRYVFHVQDFKNDMAQIPTNSSLALSYPCPEGQYDFRFVVRPEYI, via the exons ATGCAGAATGGTGGAATCCCTCTGTGGCTGCTGTTGCTCCTCCATGTCCCTGGACTAGACTCTGCAACATGGAATCTATTCG GTAAGTCCTCGACAGAGCCCACACAGGAGGGCGAGGTGAGGCTGGTGGGGGGTAAGCATGACTCAGAGGGTCGAGTGGAGGTGTACCACGAGGGGAAATGGGGGACCATCTGTGACGATGGCTGGGACCTGGCCGAGGCTCAGGTGGTGTGCCGTCAGCTGAAGTTCCCTGGCGTTGTATCTGCTGTCACTGGAGGGACTTATGGAGAGG GGTCGGGTTCAATCTGGTTGGATGATATGGACTGCAAGGGAACCGAGAAGTCCCTGTCCAGCTGTTCTTTCAAGGGCTGGGCGTTGACCGACTGTTCCCACAAGGAGGACGCAGGGGTCGTTTGTGAGAGAG GCACAGATTTGACCAGTGACACAGTACATTTCCTGGACCACAGTCTGGGCCTGTCAGATGACCTGGGCGAGCTGTTTGACCGTGGGGATGCCTGTGACTTCCTCATCACAATCCAGAGCCCCTCAGGAaacagagatggggaggggaagttggaagtggaggagaggaacatcTGCACCCACAAactgatcctctctctctacccacactTCAACATCACCAACGGGTCCAGTAACCTCTCCCTGGAGATGAGTCAAGCCTGCAGCCCCTGTGTCACCAGCTTCATCAG GTACCTTTACACCCGCAGCATCGACGTGACTGTTTCCTCTGCCCAGTGCCTCCACAAGCTGGCCTCAAAGTTTGGGGTGAAACGGCTGATGCAGGACACCGGCAGGCTCTTCACCGTACTCCTCCCTGAGGACCCCTCCTTCTACACCCAGGTCTCCCTGTACCAGTACTCCGTCCAGACTGGGGACCTGCTGCTTCAGGAGAACTGCCTCCAGTACCTGGCCTGGAACTGCGAGGCTCTGATCA TCCCGGCCTGGAGCGACCTCTCCACAGACCTCCTGATGGCCCTGTTGGCGCGGTCTGACCTCGTGGTACCGGACGAGGGGTTCCTCCTGCAAGCTCTGGAGAGTTGGATCATAGAGAAAGGTGACTTGACCGGCACTGAGAGCCAGGCGGCCCTGTTAGGCCACATCCGTTTCCCGATGATCCCTGCTGAGAAGCTCTACGATCTGCAGTTCACCTCAGAGCTCTACAGGAGCCACGAGAAGCTCTATCGTGTCAGCATGCTCAGAGGCTTCCAGTTCAACGCCTTGTCGTTCGACACTCTGAGGAAGCACAAAAGCAGTGAGAATGAAGAAGAGCATGATTACCATCCCAGGATCTACACTGCTGAGCCATGGAGCGTCACCATCAACTCAACCAACAAAGAGCCACCACGCCAAGCTATGCAATATGATTACAACAGGCGCTACAATAACTACCAACCTTATTACCCCATGCCAGAATATGGCAAGTCATTCACAACACCAAACCACAATAGTGTGATTTACCAGACCAAGGAAACCAACCCCATCAGTTGGTCAGCAAGAGTCTTTAAGAACCAACGAGAATGTTCCAGGTGTATTTCCTTCCCCactgccagtctctctctccaaagCAGCCTCAGTCAAAACCAGACCAACAGTGTTCACTTCAGCAACCGACTGCTCCTAACATGTGAGGGCAGGTATGTCTTTCACGTCCAGGACTTCAAGAACGACATGGCCCAGATCCCTACTAACAGCAGTCTGGCCCTGTCCTACCCCTGTCCTGAAGGCCAGTATGACTTTCGCTTTGTGGTGAGACCAGAATACATCTGA